CTACACCACGTGGGGCCAATGCTCAGCAGGACTGCAGGAGTCCCAGCTTCTGGGAGGACGGCGGATGTTTAGCTGTGGAAAAGTCCCCAATTGTGCCTGTAAGAAGTCAAGCACAAGTCACAGGAGGAGGAAGGTCGTCAAACTAGTCTGTGTATTCAGCCACAATGGATAGCAGGACTGTGATGTCATCCGGCTTTCCCCCTGTGGGAACAAAATGGGGAAGGGTGAGGATTAAGACCTGGTTGGCTGAATGGCACAGGACATGCTCATGTCATGGTGCAACACTTTAGTTCTGGATGATGGAAGGACACTGGATCAAATTGGAGGAATGGCAGATGTACTTTGTTTCCACACATTCTACTTGAGGTCTTGACAAGCTCTGCATGCCAATTACAAGTGCATGGGATTTATAGAATGTGAAGACAGGTAGCGTTGCTCACCTCGTACATTCAGTCCGTTGTCACAGGCAAACTGTGCGAAAGGCGACATGTAGTTGGGATCATAGGCCAGTTCGTGGGCCTGCTCCGCTATGCTCCGAGCGATCTGTTGCACGCTTTCGTAATTGCTGTTCTGAAGACACAAGGACAGGAGAAGGGTGGAGGGTGAGATGAATGCTAAGAGGAGGAGGATATGTCTGAAGCAGCAAGCAAACTCACCTTGAGCTTCTGAAGCTCCTGCAAAATCATGTGATCGGGCATGTTGTCAAAGAGGCCATCCGTGGCAGTCAGGATAATGTCCCCTAGTTGGACGTCAAACGAGGAGCTGTCTGCTGCTTCGGGACTGTGAAGTAGAGGGTGAGCAATGTTCAGTGTGGTAAAGAATGGCGGAGCAGTGAAGTCTTGCAGTTTCAAAGGGGATTGAGAACAGGGAAGTTTTTTTGAAGCAGAATCCAAATATTTGGAAACTTTCATCCATCTTAAGTGTTTTGTTCaatgcagggtctcagtggtccagagcctaccccagaaACATAGGGCGTGAGGAAgagtacaccctgaacagggtaccagtccatcgcatgcattcattcacacactataggcaatttagagtgatcGGTTCATCTGAAATGTCTCTTtagactatgagaggaaaccagaacacttggaggaaactcacacaaacatggCAAACTGACAAACCATATACTTgacggattcaaacccacaacccaggcaCAGGTGGTTTTATACCCCAGCTCTAGTTGCCGCCGTAGGGTTCTTtcagcaaaaaagaaatttgacaACTTGCATTCTAAACGTCATTAATTTGGAAGCCACCACCAAGGAACTCTTTCAACAGACTGCAGCCAGGCAACCCTTCCCGACTTCCAAGGACACATGAGCAAAGATGTTCTCAAGGCAGCAGACGGCCTGATCCCCCTGGACACAACGCTTCCTGCAGCTCACGCTTATACACCCCCACTTCCTTCCTGTAGTCCAGCGTAACAGGTTGTGTCCGCATTAACGCTCCTCCACTAACCTCCTGCCGGGtgccaaccccaccccccaagcgGATATAAAACCCAACCAAGTTTAATCTCTAAGAGGCTCAGTTCTACTGTTTGCCCTCACAATGTGGCGCTACACATCCTGGTGTCCAGAAATGTGTTATTCATGGTAACCCATTCACTAGACCCGCAGTACAGCGAGCTTATAAATAAACAAGGTAAAGCAGGAATGTGAGCCTTTGAGCACTCAGAGGGTAGATGATATGTGGTGCTCTATACACCGAAATTCCAGTCCCAGCATCAGGCTTCAGTGCCCCCATGACCTCAGGTTCTGTAAAAGGAGACCATAACAGCTTCCAGATTTACCATTTACTGtcagtttatgcagctggacAGTAAATGGTGCACATTAGGTGAACACTGGACTTTACTGACAATGTAAAATAGAAAACTGGTTGGGTGTAAAGTTGTCACCTCTGTTTGAAAGGCTTTGTtcccccccatcaccatcaCACTTCAGTGCTCAGACTCCGGGTCACACCGGGCTGACTCAGCAGCCTCCGGGTGTCTCGGGGACACTCGGCACCCATGCAAACGATCTGTCCAACTTAGTGCTGCACTGAAGGCGGGGTTAAATCGCTCTGATCCACTCCGGAATCCAACTCAAAGTTCCAGGAATTAGAAATAGTCTTTGAAAATCAACCCCAGAAAGCCCTTGGCACAGTTCTGCTACTGTAAGGTCAGGTATCGAGACAACAAAgggaatttaaaacatttcaaaatataactAGTGGTGATCTATGATAAGAGTCCACAAGTGCAGTCTGGTTTTCTTGTAAAGGAGATTCCATGAAGTTCTGAGGGCTACAAGCTCATAATCCCACCAGTTTTCAGCCTTGGCCCCACTGCAGTAGAGCCAACTCCTGTGTCCCTTGGTACTGCTGAATCTTTCCCAGTATTCAACAAGGGTCTCAGATCCATCTCTTttagacccatttctctcccgatctcctgacagctctaTAAACAAGTCCAACACCGTCTGCTACGATTATCTAGGTATTTGTTATTCTGTAGGatctactggagggatgtgaaccagcaacatgatggtatcagacacacaagttGTGTTTTGATAATCACTTGTTTAAAGCTTTGTTGCTCATTCGTTCAACCATAGctacatctacatttttttcattactcGTCTGACCACGTGTGATTaaaaaccagcaacctttttgTTCCCAGGTTAAGTTCCTTGCAGAAGACTCAGTTCAGCCTTTGTGAATCTGTCTGGAAGGAGACTGAAGGCATCTCGTATTGCTGCACTTCCCTCACTCACCTGTCACTGAGAACGGCACCCTCGGCTCCAGGAGGTGCGATGGATAGCTGGAAGGGCGTGTTGAAATAGTGCTGCTGCTCATCAGAACGGTGCACCACTTCGCCGCCACGCACCACCAGAAAGCCCGAATCGCCCAGGTTGGCCGTGTGCAGTCGGTGCTGCTGTCGGTCGAGGACCACGATGCAGGCCGTGCTGCTGCCTGGAGAGTGAGACGGTGGTGGGGTTCACGTCAACCACACGGGGAAAAGCGGGACGTTGGAGGTAACACCACTGATTTCTTCAGAAAGCCTCTCACAAGCTCCTTGTGTTGTGCActtcttgtttttaaacacCCGGACTAAACAGGAATATGTACTTAAACACTGTGGACTTTCAAAGGTCGTCGACGCAGGGACTGTGGGGCGGTACGCCTTTGTACACCACCCCTGGATTAACAGCCCTCTAAGTGTAAACTCtactcaaaacaaaaaaggaaagtgaGCTTAAGCCTGGAATGCTCTTTTTACTTTCAAAAGGGATTTTTGCATTGACTCACAGCACTGGCATCAACCCAACACCATATTTATACAGAGTGGAATCACTTCAGAGAAGGCGAGCAGTGCGTCTTGGGCACGAGAAGAGTCCATAAACAAACGCACGCAAGCTGAATGGTCTCAGCAGCCAGAGTTAAAAGTAAACATGGTTAACTTGATGACCCTCGCACCATATTCATGGGGTCTTTGGCCCGACAGGAGCGGCAAATGGAGCTGGAACAAGTGGGGAAGGGGTGGAGGCCTCCTGACTGCCAGCGGTATGGGAAAATGATCTTGCaatgttacttttacatttatctaacacttttttCACCTGCAATGTGAGGCTTGcacactaaggtacttacaatgatttactcatgtacagtatgcagctctaaccactactgtacCTGTGGTGTGTCTTTGTGAGCCAgcagaattcttttttttaaatagaagaGAGTCACACTAAATATTAAACTCAAATCTTTCACATACCCAACCAGGTCACCGTACTTCGACTAGACTGCTCATCAATCTGCCAGATCAGTGCCTATAGCTTTTCCTGCTTAAAAATCCACTGCAATCAGAAGACCTGACAAAACTCCAAAGTTCACACAATGAGAAATGAAAGGTTGTGAGGTAAGATGTTTGAGGATGAAGACCCCCCTGCCCCCATCTGAAAGCCTGGTCTGTGTTAGATATCGATGCGGAAGGATAGGCTTTCCTACACAAAGACTCTGAATATGGGCCTGTTTCCCCCCACCAACCCTGCTGCCGGTGACTCATCTGCAGCAAAACATGTGGTCAGCGGAGGGGAAATCAGGCACAGTGagtcatttgacattttttgagaaaattcaATTACTGGGCTCTGTGTGATTTGCTTTGAAACCTGAAAAGGCTCTTAAAACGCTCTTTATGTGATCTGCCTCTCCATAGTGAATTATCAGCcacttttttttggggggggggggggggggggggggtaacgcTGCATAACTGTCTCCCTGTGTGGACGCGAGGCTGGAAACAACGCACAGCAGCTAGGACTGGCCCACATTTCCACTCGCTGCTCCGCTCTTGGTGAACCTATGAAAGGAAGCAGGAGGCCCCTGCTGTGGAACCCGGCGCATGACTCAGGGCGCACCAGACATGCTTGGGATGAGGGTCCGCAGCCCTGATTGAACCAGATGTCCAtccaccctccccctccaaacAAACCATCAGAAATAAGAGAAATGCTTATTTAGGAATTCCACCCTTTTATAGGGATTTTGGAGCAAATACATTTGGCACAGATAGTTTTAGGCGATGCTGGCGAATTGTGCTCAGCTCAGACCATTGACTGGATCCAAGCTAAATGACTAAGGGTGAGTGTGCTCTGGGGGGTACGCTGTTTCATCGACACTGATCcaagtgaggggggggggggggggggaagctgcTCCAGGAGCACGACTGGAATCTCCCACTTGAGCAGGGCTTTGCATCAGTTCACAAGCACTGAGGAACACTGAGGACAGATGACTGTAGAGCCCACCTGTAAAAAGTGAGTGAAGCTCCACACCACAGGAGGTAAATATGGCACCGCTGTGCTGCACTCACCGAGAAGGGGCACcttgttctgcagcagttcGTAGTAGCTGGTGGTGAGGATCCCCACGGGGTTGCTGGGCACAAAGCGGCCTTCCTTCACCAGCCGCTCGCACGTCCTCATCAGGGTTCCTGAGAACTGGGAGGGGTCCACCCCATAGTCCCGCCAGCCACCCACGCCGTCCGCCACCCCTGAGAGAAATAAACACCAACGTGGGTTGATCATTGTGAGAGTTTAAGTGGACTGATGCTGTGCCCGGGGGGCAAATTAAACAAGGGAGCAAAAATTAGTTAATTCTGCTCAGGCACCAGCTGGTCATCGAAGCTCCTTTGGATTTTGTTTGAAGTCCAAAACAATGAGCTGCAATGATCCTGGATTGTTTTGGAGGGGTTATAAGAGGTCTTACACTCATTCCTTTGCCTGTATGGGTCAGGAGGAGGAATGTGACCCTTTGCATTCGAGCCGGAACATGACTGGGTACTGCTGGGTCCAGGTATGAATGTTCACTTGCTTAAGGGACGACTCCAGCCACCGAGTCCACCACTCAGGTTCTTTTATGAACCAAATTCCAagattttaattaaagaaaaaagaattgtcAGAATGCTATTGCAGCATACAATGCACCCTACCCTTATCTACAGCTAAACACTTCCTTTTTACCCCACTGCAGAATGTCTTGCTCATCAGCTAATTCCATCCTGAAAGCAGAGGCAGGCCTTCCtctgaatgtaaaaaaagaaaaaaaaaaaaaactgtttgccCATCTCTGTAACACCTGTGTTTCTAGGTAATAattccactgaaacacacacagagcacctgAGTTGATATTCAGAAGACTGTAATTCAGGACCATTTACTGGAGAAATGACAACACATACAGTGTGAAACCCAAAGAGCGCTGCCTGTCCCACGCACCCAAACAGGAAACTAGAGCCCTCAGAGAGGCACGGGGCAAGAAACCAAACCCAGTTAAGAGCGTCATGACGTCTGGTAGAGCGAAACATCACCGCTGTACTGGAGTTTCACTTACGTTGATGTTGCAGAAGCACGGCTGGCGCAGTAAATTAAGccagtaaaaataaaccaaaccCTGTTAAAACCTTTTCTCACAGATGGCAGGGTGTACACAGGATGTGTGTTGGGCTTAGGTGTGGGTGGGACCGGGGAAAAACTCAGGGGTCCACCAGTGATATGCAAAAGAGTGATCCTTTATCAGAGCAGCAGTGAAAGATCTAGAGAAGTTCTTCAAAAATGTCCCAGTATGTCCACAAGAAAGGAGATAACTGTTCAGTCTTTGACATTTTCAATGATGCCCTTTGGATGCAAAAGCTGgacagtgaaaggaaaaaacacattccTTTGAGCTGTGATGCTGGAGGAGACTCTTCAGGACATCATAGATTGGACACACCATGAGAAAACTGGCTTCTCTCAAAAGGTGTTGATGCTTGAAACAGCTGTAGGAAAAAACGAGAGGACGAGCGGGAACCAGATGAATGGACTCATAGTGCCATTGGACACAAATGGAGGACAAGTTTCTGGTGGAAGTCTACACATGTGGTCCACAAGAGTTGATGCTGACTAGACAGCCCTTCACCACCAGCAGTGAGCAACAGCTGTGGTCTCAACCTCAAGGGCCAAGGGAACACTTAACAACAGGCGAACGCTACAGGAACAGGAAGAATGGTCTCAATCGCTCATCCGATGCCTCATTTCTTCTCAAACAGGAGCGGAGCGTAAGAAGACAAAGAACTCCTTTGGACACAATACAGGCTACACCatggttcaagtcccaagatTCCACCTGCAGTCAAGTCAAGGCAACTGGCTTCACCCTTTGAACAGGGAGACAGGCCTTTTTAAACATTAACGCACCATCTGATTCATCTCTTGCCCTGCAAATAAACGCAAACAAAAGAAGTCCCGTCATTTCAAGGAACACTGTTCTCTCATTGTTCCCTCCgccgaagaaaaaaaaaaaaaaacatcgccCTCTGTGGAGCTTTGTTCATGCCGACGAGCATTTCCTCGCGAGCGTCAGGAGGGGCAGGGCGGCACAAGGCAGCCCATACTATGTCTGACGCCCGCGGTCTGGATAGGATCCGGAGCGGCAAGCCCCGGACAATGCCCCGCATGTTCTTCGACGACCCCACCAACATCTAGCATTGCTTGTCAAGAAGACCTGGTCCTCAAGAGGGTAGGAAGGGGACCTGCACTGGGGGGGGTGCTTGACTCATCGGGGAATGCTTTTCCAGCTGTTCTGAACTCAGCCGCACTCCCCGGTGGTGCGTTTACCATTGAGACGGACATGCTGCTAAGGGTCACGTGTACTCGGGACATCTGAACCGATGATGCGTCCAAAAAAACCCCTGTGGCATAAACAGTCCTCTGAGTTATAAACAATATAAAAGCGCCGAGAAGACGGCAGCACCGTGAAGGACCACAGCGGCCTGGGCACATGAGCCAGTCAGatgggggggaggagggaaaaaattccACTCCCTCCCCTTTTCTGAGAACAGCCCAGCCGTGCACTGCGATCGTCAGAAGGACCATACAAGGCGACCGTTGAGCCAAGCGTGCTCCTCGCTGGCGGCTCACTCCCACAGTAACCACATCATCCACGCGCCACCCGGGGGAGTGCAACGCTGAGAAAGTGGAGCTCGAGCCGAAAGCCTTGCTCATTCCGTCCTCGCTCTTCCCAGCTCACATACCAAGCTTATCATGTCCCGTTTGGGAGTTTGCCCACGTGGAACTCGCAGCTGTTGGATCTGCCACCAGTCCCCAGACCTTGGACtaggaaacatgcaaacaaaaaacaaaatctatCGAATTAAGCCATGTGCTACAATTTACATCCATCCCTTACCAATAACTGCTAGGGCAGGTCAAAGccacggtgatccagagtctatcctggcagcacaggggagGGTAAACTCTGGATGGGACTCGAGTGCAATGCAGGGCaattgtacacacacagtcacagtcagtttattttaaaatgatcacaGCACACGGAATGAACCATGCTTTTTAAAGAAGCAAACTAAAAACAAAGCGAGCTCCTCCTGTCGTCGTCATTCAGCCAATCACAATACCGGCGTTTATTTCTCTTCTGACACCTGTCTTTGCTATACGATTCAGCAAGGGCATCCAGTTATAGAATCTCTGTTCCGAAACAACCGCAGCTCCCTGCTGGTAAAACTGAAGGATACAATTAGTAGTCTCTGATGCATGCTACCACTGGCGTGTACGGAAAACACCCCAGTTGCATAAACATGTACCACACTTctgtggaggggaaaaaaaaaaaacaggacgaGCCAATACCTCCGTGGGTTTTGCGCAAGCCGCACAGGTAGATTAGTTGTCCTGTGCGTTTCGACGCATCTTGCGTAACCTGGACGGAAATAAAGTTGGACGAGACGCATTAGCCGCGATGTGGGCCGCAGTCTCGTCACCGAAAGCCGTTTAACTGGACTCTGCACCGTTCTGTCATGTGTCCTACCAGACACAGGTCAGTGCTGCGCTCAACCAATGTCACTTCAGCCTGGAGAATAACCGACATGTTTATCAAATCTCCGACGACAGACCCGGGACCAAAGGGGTGGAACCGAAGAGCCGAGTCCTCTGGCTCAGTTAAAGGTCCCCTAGTCGGGCGTATCCGTGTCCCTTGTACATGTGAGCATCTCCACAGATACTCCTCAGGTCTGTGTTTAGGGATGACAATATGCAAATCTATTCTCTATTATTTTATGTGCTGCTCATAAAATTCAACCAAAGCACCGCAGCCACACAGATTCCAGAAATGTGTCACAAAACAACTAAGTGTCCTGCTGAGTAAAGAGCCAGGAGATCGTGAGGTTTTTAAAGTGGTGcaatgttcaaatcccaggatgggagctgctgttgtacccttgatcaaagtaatTTACATGAGTTGCACTAGTATGCAGCtgtgaatggggggggggggatgggaaAAAGGGAAAGTGCGAGATGTGACGGAGCTGATCACTATCCGCACCCGTCACATTTAAACTGATAAATCCGTACAGAAGCGGTTTTTAATGAAgattaaaatggaaagtatcATTTTTACTCAATGCACATTATCAATTTAGGAATAAAAGCATTTATACCAGTATGAGTATTTCCAGTTAAAAACTCAAAATAAGCTGCATATGTGAATTTACACAAACTATTACGCTACGTAAAAGACCACGACATACAAGGTACGCAAAGTGTTTATAAAGtagtaaaaatgtctttcattgCATAATTGATATGCAAATATAGGCGCAAATCATTGAGTAATGATTTGTAAATAACGGTATATAGTGGTATGCGTGCAGTACTGTACAATCATTCAATTAGATTTGCAGACAGCAATGCATCTACATGTAAAATAAGTTATAATGAGGTGAATGCTGAGATACCCCCCCCATCAAATTCATACCTGCCAAAAATGCATTGACAAAATTTCACGGATTTCAGATCTGCCAGAAACATTCAAATTCCAACTACATCACATCCCAAACTTGGGACCCCCCCGAACGCATTTGGTCAAACCCCACTGCCGGGTctcaggtgtgtgtttctgcagcactTCGCAACTCTGAGGGAATCCAGGTGCAACTGTGCCAGAAACAGCTGTGGACCTTGGCCCACTCTCACACACCACTTAAAATTAAGTGTATtaccaagttaaaaaaaatatttatacttaGCATTCCCTTCTAGGTCGCCGCTAAGAAATTACAGCGCTGACCAACCACCTATAATTCAGTGATTTTGTCAGTGACCAATGTAACAGTTACCATGTTTTGAAGCTTAGGGGAAGGGAGGACAGCTCACAGGGACCTCCTGCGGTTTCCTTGGTCAGGAGAGGGTAAAAAAGTGGTTCACAGCTGCCTTCTTCTGCCGGTCTCTGGcgccggaggaaacccacggggagaacacgcacaCTCCGTACAAATGGAGTCGAGTTCAAACCcagctccaaacccacagcccggCAGATGCGGAGCACCAGCGttatccgctgcaccaccttgccgcTATTCCAAGCTTTACCGAACCGTATTTTTCCACCGTGGCTTTGGCTGAGGGTTCAGATAAACTTGGAACAGGTGTCAGGCCGAACGGGAAAACGATCGAAATCGAAGAACGGCGTTCGGAGCCGCCCCCCACCTTCGGCAGCAGCTGCAAAAATTAGCGGAGGCGGCGTCTTGTTTTTCAAGGCAGTAATCTTTGAGGGAATGCGGCGTCCCGTCGGGGGTTCCGATGACTCACGCGCGCCTCCTTAGCACGGCAACACACACATCCGtacaacactttttttgcacTCGCTATATTTGTTTGGCTTATCCTATTGATCCATGTTTGCTTCGTGATAATACAATAACCCAAACAAGTATAGTGAATTTATGGGGAAGTGCAAGCATTGGCCACAAACACAGCATCTTTTCCCGTGTGTGCGTGAGGTCGTGGTCCTGCCATGGCTGCCCAGCGATGTGGGAGGAACCACCGCTGTTCTGGCACCTCACCATGCCATGGCATAATAACGCAGAACGCATTTACCCTGGAAGGAAGGTACATGCTGTGTGTGGATGACTA
Above is a genomic segment from Scleropages formosus chromosome 17, fSclFor1.1, whole genome shotgun sequence containing:
- the pptc7a gene encoding protein phosphatase PTC7 homolog; protein product: MFSVLSYGRLVARAVLGGLSQTDSRDYSLVTASCGFGKDFRKGILKKGMCYGDDACFVARHRAADVLGVADGVGGWRDYGVDPSQFSGTLMRTCERLVKEGRFVPSNPVGILTTSYYELLQNKVPLLGSSTACIVVLDRQQHRLHTANLGDSGFLVVRGGEVVHRSDEQQHYFNTPFQLSIAPPGAEGAVLSDSPEAADSSSFDVQLGDIILTATDGLFDNMPDHMILQELQKLKNSNYESVQQIARSIAEQAHELAYDPNYMSPFAQFACDNGLNVRGGKPDDITVLLSIVAEYTD